TAGGgagtgttttgtatttagactcAGCCTGGGATTTATTATTCCTAGGCTACATAGGAATTTAGGCCTCAACTCCTCTTCTCCTGAAGACATGCTTTGTGAATGAACAAAgcaaggtgggattggtgtgtgatccaatcgacactccATGGTGTGAAGCCTGAGTGGTTCTCTTCAGTTCTCCTTCAAGTTTTCTGGCCAAGATTCGATTTTTACTCAAGTTCCTCTATCAACAAGCTGCTGCCGATTACATTCTGTTATTACAAGTAAGTATGAAATATTCCCCATCCCACAATTCAaatcctctacagccccaaaccctagctttccccttttgtttttcaattttccatAACCCTAAGTTACCCACAGACCTAGCCAACCACCCAAATCTCATCAAACTTTGACCATAGCATCTCCATCATACTCCTCACACTCGATCCTAGCTAgcagatcctgttgcttggttCCTAGCTGGTATCCTTGccatctaggactacattagattccgtcagccttgatcaaacacaaaacaATTCTCCTTAGAGAAGACAAGTTGCAACAACAGCtttgaagagaaaattttcaacttgtgaggtaaagaggagccccacaatttatttatttatatgggCCAAAAGGCCTTTTTCCTACTCAGCCTAGGAGTAGAAACCCTTGGCCGGTTTTATTACATCAACACTTTCCTTCTCCAAAACTGACAGGAATTGGACCACTTAAAAGGTCATGTGACCACTTAAGTAGTCACATGACTactaaaccaaattaaaataaaatctaCTAATTCGCttaaaattgaaccactggttctaactggttcaatttaattacattaaaataaaactaagtataaaaATCTACTAACTACTAACAACTACTTGGACAGCTTGGACTTCTTCTTTCGAACATAAgtcttcagatctgcatcaTTTAGCAAGTAAACAAGGTTCACGGTGAAATACATGGGAAGtagaaatggaagaaaacaagtAGGGCAATTGTTTTTTCTTAACACCAAAAGAGAGATGATCCAAGCGTGGACGCCAAAGCATCACAAAATCAGCAGTACCACTGTCAGTACGCCCACACATGTAAGACTGAGCAATAGTAAAAAACGGTGTCATGGGTTCAAATAAGTAGGGCCTTTCTCTTCACACTCACTGtcaataatcctctttgtcccaaatcctgaaatagacaatgagaagaaaagaaagtaacaCAACAATTCAAGAATTTGGTTAAGTGACTCACAAACAAGAGATTAGTGTCAAAGCTAGAACAAAGTCAAGGGAAATTGAAGAAGTAACCTAAACACTATCTTCACCAGAAATGGTggcaagggaaccatcagcGACCCTAACCTTACCTCTACCAGAGCACACAAAATAGGAGTCATAGCACTAAAACATAgaagtcatatgatcagtggctcTAGAGTCAATGACCTAAAAAGAGGAAGTGGAAAGAGCTGATGTGGAGACCTACAAGGTAGAAGTTGATGAGTTAGGCACTGAAGGTGTGGAAGTGGATCTTCCCAACTGTGACATAATGTGACAAAAGGCTGCAATATCTTCCTGTGAGAGGGAACCACGATCTGTTAGTAGTCCAGAAATACCCCATAAACTCAATCTCAGCCGTCATGGTGtgtgctctagctccccctctcctGCCACCACGCATACCGGTAGGTCCACCACACATACTAGGGGGACGACCATGAAGCACCCAACACCTCTCTCTAGTGTGCCCAGATttcccacaatggtcacatttaGGTTTGTCTTTGTCACCTCACGGTAAGGCCCTTGGCCTTTTGTTAACAGATCTGAATTAGGgaataaggcttggatgatcaaaGGCTGATCCCAagcaatgtatttataataataaaagacaaTTACATTGACAGAATTGTCCCTCATATAATCGACTCAATACAtagcaaaataaaaagggaaaagactagaataccccccacggtattctgtcccatacaaccaacactccccctcaagttggtgcatatatgtcACAAacgcccaacttgactaaaacaGGGTAGGAAACTTTGCTACTCAaccctttagtgaacacatcggctaactgGTCAGcaaacttcacaaagggaacacagatgaggccagcttcaatcttctccttaatgaaatgtcggtcaacttcaacatgcttggtatgatcatgctggacagggttatgagcgatgcttatggcagtcttgttgtcacaatacagcatcatgggaagatagACAGCAACTCCAATGTCTTGCAACAACCCTTTAAGCCATTGCAACTCACAAATTTCTTGTGTCATAGCACGGAATACAGCTTCAACACTGGATCTTGCCACAATTTTCTGCTTCTTACTACCccatgtgacaagattcccacccacaaaagagcaatatctaGAGATGGATTTCCTGTTTGTAGagccaacccaatcagcatcagtgtaagcTTCAACTTTCAGATggccattgggagataaaagtattccttttctaggagcagacttcaaatacggAAGAATGCGAATAactgcctccatatgagaggaataaggatcatgcataaattggctcactaGACTAACTGCAACAGCTATATCTGGCCGTgtatgagagaggtagattagcTTGCCAACCAATCGCTGATagcgacctttgtcaactggttcaccttctttctccttaagcCTTGCAGTAGCTTCTATGGGAGTATCTGTgggatgacaccctaacattCTTGTTTCGGACAacagatctaggatatatttcctttgagaaaggaagatgccctttgaagattgagcaacttctatccctagaaaatattttagagttctcagatcctttatttcaaactcacggccaaggaagtgcttcaatttcttgatttcatcaccatcatctccGGTTACCACAATAttatcaacataaactatgagaatagttaccttatcaccaactcgtttgcattgctttgcttatatcccactgaaaccatagccttgtgaaacttgccgaaccaagctctaggtgactgcttcaacccataaagaacacgcttcaatttacagaccttgcCCTTGGTCTTATCATCAGAGAAGcttggtggaatatccatatatacctcttcctctagctctccatggaggaaggcattcttcacatccaactgctaaagatcccacccaagatttacaaCATAGGACAATAACACTCTTACAGTATTGAGTTTAGCCACTGGTGTGAAGATCTTCtgataatcaactccataagtttagGTAAAGCACTTTGCAATAAGGCGTGCCTTCTATCGATCCACAGTCCCATTAACCTTCTATTTGACcataaacacccatttacatcccactggttgtTTCCCtagaggaagatctacaag
The nucleotide sequence above comes from Telopea speciosissima isolate NSW1024214 ecotype Mountain lineage chromosome 3, Tspe_v1, whole genome shotgun sequence. Encoded proteins:
- the LOC122655419 gene encoding uncharacterized mitochondrial protein AtMg00810-like — encoded protein: MLGCHPTDTPIEATARLKEKEGEPVDKGRYQRLVGKLIYLSHTRPDIAVAVSLVSQFMHDPYSSHMEAVIRILPKSISRYCSFVGGNLVTWGSKKQKIVARSSVEAVFRAMTQEICELQWLKGLLQDIGVAVYLPMMLIWDKEDY